gaaacaaaatactgtACATAAGTATGCCCCATAATGCTAGGTGTGTTTATTTGTCATCTCtttagaaaccggaaaaattggcttaaaaaaattgcaaataaattatgcacaTCTGTTTTCCAACCTCTAAAACAACGGATCATCTGTAACAAACATCAGTACAAACTCACCATCAAGTGGAACACCGTTATACTGCTTCATTGCTTTGATGGCATCCGCACGTCGCTCGAAAATAACGTCTGCAGAGCCGAGGGAACGACCCGATCTGTCGTAGTGGACAGCAGCAGACTTCAGCGTTCCAAACTCAGCAAACAATTCCTGGCAAGAGAATAAAACCACTCACTGAAAAAGCACTAACCTTCCTTGAGGGCAATATTACAGTCAGTGtcaagttaaaataataatgataataataaaaaaataatttacatttagaCTAAAGTAGAATCGAGAGATTTACGATCTGAAGCCCTGGAAACAAAGAAGTAAAAttgtatattaattaataaaaaaaagaggaTTATGTATGAGTTCAGTTAGATAAATATACCAGATGCCTTAACTGCACCACTTGAATATGCTACAATATCTGTAATGAAATTTTTACCACTTAACTGAGCTGACATAAACAAAATCATACTCAGGACTTCTAAATAGGAACCAAAGAAGAGGCTACAACACTTTTCATTGTTGAGGTGTTAACGGTTTCTTGTAacacatatattaaaattttatgagtgTACATGGCAAAGACTTTACCATTGTAATATTatttagtagaaaaaaaaaacagaaaaacagTGCCTAACTTGAAATTCCACACCATCATTGTACAACTCCACTTGTTGGTTACCTGAATGTCCGAGTCGGACACCCCAAAATCCAGGTTGGACACAAGCAGCTTGGCCGGGCCGCCGGACACCGCGCCCAGACCATAGCTGCCGAGCCGGCCCTTCCTTGCACTCGCTCCGTCAAACATGTCATGTTGCCACTTGCTGTTGATGTCCCCCTGCAACGATGCACTCAGCTCAGTGTCACGTGCACGGCAGTGCAAGGTGGACCCCTTGAAGGGACACACCTACACCAACATCAATGCATGtctttacatttcaaaaataactgCATAAGAATACGCTCccccttttaaataaaaacacattacGTAGTATTAATACTGTGCTGTACGTGTAAACTGGTttaataaagataaatttttatgTCAGCAAGTATAAAATTCAGCTAATCTACGGACTTTTGAAAATTAATTCAGTACTAAGTTGTGAAAGTTTGAAATGAAAATGCCATCAATGTGATTTCACCAAGATTATAATTTAGCCAATGTGCTGAGGACATCACAGCAATTAACAGTAATAAGCAACACAGAACAAGCTGTGACACTATGATTGGCCTATTAACACTCTGGTTAAAAAATGTTTACCACAAGTTTCAAAGAAAATGAAAGTCAGGTGAAGAACACCATATTAAAATTATCTGGTATATTATAATTCTAGACAAATACAATAAATTGTATACCAAAATGATTAAGTATCAAAAGCTTAAATAAATTCCTCACATATACCATCTGTTAAATTTTACAatggaaaaataaacatttcagccatttgtgtatacatatatagcaCTGCCAACATCCAAGCACAACTATCAGCATTACATCCATgcatacaataaaaaatgcataaaacaaATGTGATAAAGTTTACATCAAATACTACCACgtacaaaataataaacacacacgTATGTACAGTAATGAGCTAATTCATCCactaaactattttaaaatcaCACATTTGCAAActatataatattgaaaaaactTAAGTACAGGATTAATATTGATGTTAAAGTACTTTACAGTTACACCAGCGATACTTATTGTAAAGAACGCTCACACACACAATTTTGACACAGGTCTTTATGTTCCTGTGTTTTCGTAGTACGTATACAAAAAGTATTCAAtagcccggtggcaagcattcacCCACCCTATTTTTTGCTCACTCTTCTCCTGAATTGTGTCACACTCCTTGCCATCACAAACTCCTCATCCAGCACATTCCATTCACCTTTCGTTCTCACTAACATAAAGTTTTTCACTATATTCATTCTTCTTCTCTCCTTAAAAATTTTCCCTAGAGTTCTCCCTCATACTTCTAGGTGACgcattgaattttgcagtctttccaggGAATTCTTAGATTACAGCCTTCATATATTGTGTGTTTgttatggctggtgtttcatgtatcaaagtttatccctggatcctgaaggcttgatcctgtggtacacgaTGATTGatgttttagttcagtatgtcgGAAGATTCTGCATATAAAAGAAATAgcaaaataagaaagaattatgattgttggttgaattttttttttatttgacttacgatcataattcattattgtataacaatatttttttatatataggatcatgccatcagaattTTTCGATGTATGGAATTCAAACAGCAAGCATCTAGTacttaccacaggatcaagccttcaggatccagggatgaACGTTATAAAGGTTGGACTTGTGAActttatataacaagatggaggaactaaattaatatgtcatattttataatttcacttcagtgTACAtgtctttatttctctatgaaccataagtcaataattttgtagttatatcattttaatgtaaaacttctttgctcaaggaatgagatattttgtttaaccaataaggatggtattttcaaatttcatgtttaatattatatgactaaaagtttgtaaaacaatctggtattggtcgaaGACGGTAGaacaaaaactattgctggaaaataagttttttttttggaatttttaagaGAGAAAACGAATATGGAGAATTGAGATAGGAACTTTCGTAGAAGCAAGACGTGAAATTATATTACTGAAGAAGTTGGAATTATGACATTTTGAATACTTTGAAGAATAGCAGAAAATAATAGAAGAAAttgataatattgataatttggaaatatttattgaacTGAAGAGGAATTAGTATTTATACAAAGATTATAAGAAAcattgaggcgttcccaggatgaagaatATGAATCACAGCTACGAAGATTGGAAGAAatattgaggcgttcccaggacgaagaaagaaatATACTGAATAATCGACAGTACGAGACCATCCGGAATCAacgagaggcgtttccaggacgaagacttGGAAtcaacgagaggcgttcccaggacgaagacgaagaatTGTTAAGAGGCGTTACCAGGACGAAGTCGTAGAAAGGCGGAggggcgtttccaggacgaagacacGGAACAGCGGAGAGGCGTTTCAAGGATGAAGGCGCGGAATATTCGTTGCTGAGTTCCCGTATAACGAAGAGAGAAACCGTAATGCATAGTTCTATCACACTGAACTATTCCTACGGGTCGGtcatatatttttaaaggaaTCTAGCAAAACTTACTAGCTTTACAAAACCAACACACCTGAATAGTTAAAATCACGTAAAATCAGTTTAAATACTCATTTCGCCAATACCAGAATGCTTAATTCTATGACAACTTGAGTTAATGTTTAAATGTTGTATGTCATCTAATCTAACGAACTaacgaatttttccacgacatacccagctctacctactgaatagtcaggataatgaaaattaattcattttgcaTAGTAACCATTCACTGAttgaagacttgcaataaaaCAGGTTCAGTGAGGTTGATACTATTTTACTGGTATGaaacaaattatgaatatctgtTGGTAATTATTGAATGTCACTGAAAATTGATAACTGTTATTTTCCGATCACGTTGCGAATATTGTGTCATTCATAATCAAGTCGacatatttaaatacttttaaagttTACTCATAATTACAACTTcttagaagttgttggcgcccacaaattaatataaaatgatttgTTCTTTTGCTTTTATTCTATAAATCCATTAGAATGAGTCTAAGTACACTCGAGTTattcaaagtcaaatcgattTATACTAAGCAATAAATGTTTTCACCAAGAAGACCCATTTAACGTCAATATATGAAACGGAAGAATTAGcttatttttaattctccatagttgACTGCAattgtgctaaacaaagagatacacgaTTGTGGGTGAACAATGAATGGTTAcagcagtgtgaaaacacaggtatcaatgtaagctttaaactttttttttttttcatgaaccaATAGGAATTGAGGAACCATGTTCTCAGGGTATATTTAGGGACATCTCTAGCACTTCAAAAacatatttaccatttttatttacttttcattcAACGAGGCCCCAACATCCGATGCTGGTATAGTAATGCaagctataaactattattttcacaaactagtaggaattaagaaatcaTCCCTCCAGGTTAATTTAGGGGCATCTGTAgagtgtgaaaaccatgttttcagaATTTCTTTCTTTGTATTCTAAAAAGCAGGAACGTCGCATAATTACCCCATTCTATTCTGTGAAAGGGTAGGTATTGTGATACTATAAATAGTTGACCAGTATGTTACTATTTTAATAGTTTGGCAGTTTATATTACATATAGTGTACAACTTAATTACGAAGgggtatttttttcataaataaaatctaaaacatatattttacactTGTACATGTCTTCTAATTAGAGGAACTTTCAATACTCTCTTATTTAAGTAGCTAATCAAtcctaaccaaccattctcaAGATTTTATGTTATATAAGCTACCATAATCAGTGGTGGATGCATCTGTATCCACCACAGACCCTACTAACAGTTAATAACAGTAAACTACTGGAATATTGCAACATCCATTCACAGAAAAGTTAACGGTAACTATAGAAGTGATAAcctttacttattattttaaacttCTGGTTAGTGCAAAGCTCCACTTGTCTGGTATAACTTAAtttagtgattttatttaaaggttttgAACAGCATATAATTACTGAAAAATTGGCTCACTACCCTAACATATTGAAATTTTCTTGCAAATGGTAATCAGACttcatttaattttcttataatcTCCTACACCACTATCACGTTTACCACCTTCCCAAGTTCCTTTTACTTTCTAagacctaaccaaaaaaaaaagagccttCTCCTTTCTGTCCATCAAACCCTTTGAAGTTGGATTTTCCTTGTGTGAAGATTAATAAATTAAACTAGGATAAACACATCTTTATTCGAATGTGTGGTTGCCTTCATTAAAGTTACAAATAACATAGATGGTTAATAAATGAAAACTTTTGGGAGCATGCTGAGTAATAAAAGAAAAAACACACGCGGACATGTTACATGTACTTACCCTAGAGTACGGCGTTGACCTCGGAATAACGCCTCGCCGCGTCCTGATGGGACCCGAGGCCACACTGCCACCTCCAGAAAAGCCTCTGCCACCCCGTCTGGTGAAGTTACTACTGCCTCTCTGCGTGCCACCGCGACCACGGCGACCCAAACCCCGGATGCCTTTAGTGGACTTGATAATGTCATCAAGACTCATATCAATTTTATCAACCATTATTGAAGATCTGGTTACGCCACTTCACAGACAACAAAATCACGTGCGCTCCTTAAAATCCCTACAATACGGCTTTGTTGCGGCCTCCAAAACACCACAACAAAACGCCGTTAATATTACAAATGGCGAATGACCAGCGCCAACGACTCGACGCTGAAATCGCAATGAATTCTGGGATCTTAATGAGAgaaatttgttttcataaaaCGAAAAATTACCTTTAGGTTTGCTATTGCATTTAATAATTCATAGGAAATTATatgttaatacaaataaaaacattaatgtacATTACCTATTATACATTTACTTTGATTAGAGAGGGATTTTAGATGAGCAATTTCATTGTATATGATGTAATATTTTcgtggataattttttttatgcgtgaTAAAACCATATGATTAGTTGCGCAacgaaaattgtttaaattatttcattactcACAGAAAATCATAGGTGAAAAATACTTGTTACAGaaggtttttattaatttgaagaaAGGGAGTGGTCCAGAAGTGAAGGGAAAAAATAGTCAAGCTATTCGCCGAAAGTGATTGAGGTACCATCGTgaacactaatattttattttacaactacGTATATCTGCCTTAACAAAGCTAAGAAAAAACTGTACTTATGTCATTATCAGACATTTTAATCAGTATTTAAAAGCTGGAATTTCGAATATGTCAATAATGtgatgaaagtttaaaaaaaagcgtcCAGGGGAGGGGCATttgcattaaggggcccgcctacctggtcacacacacggtgtgcagagcttcaggaaaaactacgcgatttcataactactgaagatatccgagtagggtatgtttacgaaaagcatttaagagttcgctgaggcccgaaaagtacttttaattttggatcatgtttttaaactgtatttctagaagcgttaaaatggctgaaacgcctgttttcagagtaatttttaggtgtaaaacaagtggtacagatttttcaaagcacttaaggggcttgcattacacctttatcttcatttccccgtaatataaaaatacggtcaccgcacaaatttcacagttaccaattgacgacgagaagactgcgcaccagttcagagccttgagcttagaggcgataccgcgctagaaataccatcgagcgttgcgcttatcatcccgcctcactaacacacatacacccctgacgaggcgggccccttaagggtttTGCACCCCATTCTACTCCGACACCAATAATTAGTGACAATTTCCGCTCTTTACAGTGGTGGATTCAGAAGCTCGTTAATGTACCGAATCTTATAGTTTTCTCATAAAACAACTTATCATATGTTTGTTGTGATAAGAAAATTGGGGCAGGGGGAAGGAATTGGGTTCTTTTATTCACCCTGGTCTTCTACATTATTgcaatggtaaatatgtagttgggcggtatttgcgaaaaaaaatgttaaacatccgaaaatacctttattgtatgcttttcaacttcctcttttcattaaaagcggcggaggtaagaaattccaaatactttaggagatatcaaatttttaaatttcatcatatgtagttcagcggtatttgcaaaatttttttttagaaaatccgaaaataccttttttatatgctcttcaacttcctcttttcattaaaagcggcggagataagaaattacaaatactttaggaaatatcgaatttttaaatttcatcacaataccagtgcattgatgtGGCATTtgccattgtttcttgtttacgagtatctacttttttttattggataatgatgtcatgTGATTATTCAtaataggccagaattcaaacgaaccaatacgtgattatttagttcatttattgtttaaaacggtgtttaattaccgcctccaacttaggtgagtttttaacgtttctaattttaaagtcttatttgttattttgatattgttgcgcaagtaataagtaacaaaaaaaatttacgtgagttgttactgttcatcctttgttacgggtttgttaggtaaggtcagttacattatatataatttaaaactaaacagccattaaaattaattcacattatttttaaagtcggcctagtttgaaagtattaataatgtaactgaccagacctaatcaaccattttattaattacgcattcatgattcacgtattcacgaacacacggcaaaataacaaaaatggcggcgctcaaatggttccacaggtcttgtattgcaaaattaaaaaattcgatatctcctaaagtatttggaatttcttatctccgacgcttttaatgaaaagagaaagttgaagagcatataataaaggtattttctgatttttaacattttttttcgcaactaccgctgaactacatatgatgaaatttaaaaattcgatatctcctaaagtatttggaatttcttatctccgacgcttttaatgaaaagagaaagttgaagagcatataataaaggtattttcggatttttaacattttttttcgcaaataccgctcaactacatatttagcATTGCAATTTCAACTAATGCAAGTATATAATACTGCAGAATTAATTAGCAAAAAAATTGGAGCTATTTGTaaatagattattattttttcctgagaGCTAAAAATTTTGTGTTGCATCATCTCTGCAGAAGACAATTGTAAACCTTTGCAAAATAATCAGAGATGGCATGGATACTTTAACTATATCTCATCGTCATCGTCTTCACCACAGTGACGCATTGCATTATAAAGttataagaaaattttaacatattttctttgtatattttaaatattgtactgTTTATTTCAAAGCACCCTATTTGTTGAAATATGTACTTACTACACGTGACTCAATTTTTGAAACTACACATCCGGGCctaataaacaaaattcattacttttatttaaaattatgaagaatttttttttatttagataaattataaaaatatgagAGATCTTTTCAGTTAGGATTTttgtaacaatattattattgCTCGTCGTACAACATGATAATGGTCAGGAATGTAGAATAAATGCTCAACATAGGATGTATTCTatatttaagcaaaaaaaaatattaggcctAAGGATGTgtttacctaaaattatttgcaagtttaaagaaaactatttttttttacgagtttAAACCCTTGATGCACAAGTTCAACTTGCCTTAGTGTCCTTTATTTTCTTTCTTATTACTTGCGGAAATTGCAGAGCTTCTTATCAAGAGAGTGCATGCATTTTACAGTGTCAGGAGAACAAAACATAGTGTCGTCATGATTACATTTGTACTATACTGTATCTGTACTGTATCTGTACTGTATCTATACTGTACTGTATCACGTAACTTCACTATTTTAACAGTTCTGTGAGATATTTCAATTTGAAGGAAGGGAGTGTTTCAGAAGTGAAGAAGGATGAAACactaattgagtttttttttgttgaaagtgATTGAGGTACCCAttagaacacaaatattttattttacaattacaTATCTACCCTAAAAATCTCAGaacaaaatactttattttgtaaacatCAGACACTTTATCAGTATTTAAAAGCTGGAATTTCAAGTCTGTCAACACACAACTGGGTTCTACTGtaatgtgatgaaaattaaaaaaaaaaaaaaaaaaaggagggggagtTACattaaggagttttttttttaccccattCTCCTTTACTATGCCACCCTCAACCCCATTCTATTCCCACACCAATGAGTGCCACTATCCGCTGTTCACAGTGGTGGACTCGGAAGCTCATTAATGTACAAAATCTTGTATTTTTCTCAGAAAAcaacattttattaatatttcgtATTTCAGTATTTAATTACAGGGGAGGGGGCAGGTAGAAGGGCTGGTCGGCTGTTCAAGGTCCACGAGTGACAAGTAGAGGTgtaaagtaacgaaaaaaagtgtacccatatgtattcgttactataacaattagtactcgttactatcatatcgttacattactcgttacttctgatacctcataacatgctatgttatgttagagcaacgaatcaagtcgtattgcgtacgcgtacagtatgacgtcgcgtaaataataataaatcgaatataaactatcaacaatatttgataattaacagcttttgttaaccaagaaacaattaaatctcattagagcggctttattataatatctctaagataagaacaaaaaaaagtgaaaatacgtgattacctataaaaacaaaaacatacatatttctaatttgtaaaaaaca
This DNA window, taken from Bacillus rossius redtenbacheri isolate Brsri chromosome 3, Brsri_v3, whole genome shotgun sequence, encodes the following:
- the LOC134530568 gene encoding THO complex subunit 4, with translation MVDKIDMSLDDIIKSTKGIRGLGRRGRGGTQRGSSNFTRRGGRGFSGGGSVASGPIRTRRGVIPRSTPYSRGDINSKWQHDMFDGASARKGRLGSYGLGAVSGGPAKLLVSNLDFGVSDSDIQELFAEFGTLKSAAVHYDRSGRSLGSADVIFERRADAIKAMKQYNGVPLDGRAMNIQMAMSEIPSMVRSTRLGTSNFSSSRAARGGGRGVRAGARGGRRGGRGASRGAPRSVPTAEELDAQLDAYVNKIK